One Eubacterium sp. AB3007 genomic window, AAGAACCGTGCCAGCCATTTGGTCACCGGCACAAAGCCGTCCATGTAGCCGGCGGCGAAGGCGCCGGCAGGCAGGAGGCCTGCCAGTGTGGTGATCAGGGAGGCCCCAATGAAGAACAGAATGAAGAACGGGAAGACGCTCTTGACGGAGTAGCTTCCCGTTTTGCTTTCCTGGTCCTGGATATGGCTGTGGCGGGAAGCGTGGTAAATTGCAAGCACCAGTGTGATGGGAATGATGGCCAGGGTACGGGTTAGTTTCACGGTGACAGCGGCAGACAGGATACCATCTGTTCCATAGATGCTCTCTGCGGTGGCGGCAGCGGCGGTGACAGAGGAAGTGTCATTGACCGCTGTGCCGGCGAACACAGCGAAGCCCTCTGACCCCAGGCCGATGGCATGGCCCAGGGTGGGGAAGATCAGGGCAGCGATGACGTTAAAGAAGAAGATCACAGAGATGGACTGGGCGATCTGTTCGTCATCGGCATCGATCACCGGGGCGGTGGCAGCAATGGCGGAGCCGCCGCATATGGAAGACCCTACACCGATGAGCGTGGCGATCTTGCCGTTCATGCGCAGGGCTTTGTGCAGGATATAGGCCACGAGCAGGGAGGTGCTGATGGTGGACACGATCACCGGAAGGCTCATGCTCCCCACGCTGGCGATGGTGCCCAGGTTCAATGAGAAGCCAAGGATGATCACAGCGTACTGCAGGATCTTCTTGGAGGTGAATCGGATGCCGTCCTTGGTGGTATCCATAGAGGCCAGAGTGGGAATGGCCATGGTGATGACCATTCCCAGCAGGATGGCAAAGACAGGGGCCCCCACCAGATCCAGCGAGAATCTTCCGATGTGCAGGCGGGACAAGAGGGTGGCGATGGCTGCGATGGCCGCGCAGAGAAGTATTCCGGGTAGCTTTGTTTTCATTTTTTTGATTCCTTTCTGTGATTTCCAAGGTTGATTATAGCACCGTATCGTGATAATATCTAATTATTATTTGTGATGTGGTGATAATATAGATTTATGAGGTGCGAGATGATCGACCAGAGGCTAAAGACATTTGTGGTATTGTGCAGGCTGATGAACTATCGGAGGACGGCGGAGGCGCTGAATATGACGCAGCCGGCGGTGACGCAGCACATCCAGTATCTGGAGAAGCAGTACGGGTGCAGACTGTTTCTGTATGACAGGCGGAAGCTGATCATGACCCCTGAAGGAGAGGTGCTTCTGAAATACGCTGAGAATGTTCTGTACCAGGAGAAGAAACTGCGGGAGCAACTGGCGGAGCAGAGAGGGTGGGATCTTTCTATCGGCGCGACCAAGACCATCGGGGAGTTCGTGATCTCGGAGCATGTGGAGGCATGGCTGGCGGTGGCGGGTAATCGTCTGTCCGTGGAAGTGGATAACACGGAGCATCTGCTGGGCAAACTCTCCGATGGTTCTCTTGATTTCGCGTTGATCGAGGGCACGTTTGACCGGCAGATGTTCGCCAGTCAGCTATATCGGGAGGAACTCTTTCTGGGGATCTGCGGCAAGGAGCACCCTTTTGCAGGGCAGATCGTGCCGTTGGACTCTCTTTGGAAAGAGCACCTGATCCTGCGAGAAGAGGGTTCCGGGACCAGAAACATTCTGGAGCAGGTGCTGGCAGAGCATAACCGAAGTGTAAAGGATTTTCGCATGGTCACCACCATCAGCAATTTCGGGCTGATGATGCGGCTCGTCCGGGATACAGGGGGGATCACCTTTGCATACCAGGCGGTGCTCGACCAGAATGATGGATTGACCGCCTTTGCGGTAAAGGGGTGGGAGATCCTGCGGGAGTTCAACTATGTATTCCTGGATACGCCTGTTTCCAGACAGGCTGTCAAGCTGTTCGAGGAGGTCCGCCCCACCGCCGGTCCTTCCGTTGACACCTATCACTTACGATAGTAAAATATGTGATATACACAGGAGGTAAGCGACGATGAAGAAAACGGCGATACTGTGTTCCTTGCTAGTGCTGATCGCTTTTCTGGTGATCCTTATGATCACCGGTGCTCTGGGACAGGTGTTCGGAAAGAAGGTAGAGATCATCGCGCTGGTGATCATCGCTATCGGTCTGGCGGGGTTTCTTCTCCTGGACCGAAGGAAAGGAGACTGAGATGCGAAGGCGACGGATATGGATCCCGGCCATCTTGCTTGGGATCTTGCTGCTATGCCTTGCCGCATTCTTCCTATATACAGGGAACTATTATCACGCAGATCCTGCTGCAGACAAGGCGCTGGTTTCGGACAGCGATGTGTCGGTTTCCAGGGAATCCTACGGCTGGCGGTTCGATGGACCCTCTGAGGACAGTGCATTGATCTTCTACCCGGGAGGCAAGGTGGAGGCCTCTGCCTACGCGCCGTTGCTGCACCGGCTGGCTGCCGGTGGAATGGACGCAATGCTGGTGGAGATGCCTTTTCGGCTTGCGGTTTTTGGGACAGGGAAGGCAGAGAATGTCATAGAAGCGCACGACTATCGCCATTGGTACATCGGCGGACACTCTCTGGGAGGTGTGATGGCAGCTGATTACGCCGCAGACCATGAGGATGCGGTGGAAGGGGTCGTGCTCCTTGCCTCCTATCCTTCGAAGAAGCTTGCGGATCCACTTACGGAAATCAGCATATATGGCTCTCATGACCGGGTGCTGAATATGACGAGCATGGAGAAAGCCAGGGGATTTGCTTCGTCCGACTTCCGGGAGCACGTGATCCGGGGAGGCAATCACGCTCAGTTTGGCAACTACGGCACGCAGAGAGGAGACGGAACGGCAAAGATCTCCGCGGATGCACAGCAGCAGGAGACCGTTCGTCTGCTTCTGCAGGATGTAGGTAAGACAGAATGAAGTACGAGAATATCAGAGAAGCAGTGTTCCTGCGTCGGCTTAATCGCTTTGTGGCAGAGGTGGAGATCGATGGCAGACAGGAGCGGGTGCATGTTAAGAACACCGGGCGCTGCAGGGAGCTGCTGATCCCCGGCAGCCAGATCTGGCTCACAAAGCCCGGTACCCCGGGCCGCAAGACGGAATACGATCTGGTGGCGGTGCGGAAGGACAACGGACTGCTGTTTAACATCGACAGCCAGGCACCCAACAAGGTGGTCGCGGAATGGCTGGCTGAACAGAATTATGAGGTGGTGAAGCCTGAGTTTACCTACGGGGATTCCCGCATCGACTTCTATATGGAGCGGGAGGATATCCGCTGTCTGATGGAAGTGAAGGGCTGTACGCTGGAGATCGACGGTGTCGGGTACTTTCCAGATGCCCCAACGGAGAGGGGAGTCAAGCACATCCGGGAACTGATCCGCGCACGAGAAGAAGGCTATGAGGCGGCTCTGGCCTTCGTCATCCAGATGGACGGCATAACAGAGGTGCGCCCCAATGTGGCTACGCATCCTGCTTTCGGGGAGGCCATGGAGGATGCCCGGAAGGCGGGCGTGCAGATCTTGTTCCTTCCCTGCCATGTGGAGCCAGACGAACTGAGGATTGTAGGGGGTGAACATGCATTATATCAATGCCAGGACCATTCTGAATAACAATCACGGTGCAGTGGGCATGAATCTCTATCGGGGGTGCTCCCACGGCTGCATCTATTGTGACAGTCGCAGCAGAGTATACCAGATGGATCATCCCTTTGAGGACATCGCCGTCAAACAAAATGCTCCGGAACTTCTGGAAAAAGCCCTTGGCACCAAACGCAAAAAGTGCATGATCGGTACTGGGTCCATGTCAGATCCATATATTCCGCTAGAGGAGGAACTGCAGTTGACCCGTCGTTGCCTGGAGATTATCCGAAACCACGATTTCGGAGTGACTATGATCACCAAGTCCGACCGCATCCTGCGAGACCTGGACCTACTGGTTGAGATCCACCGGAGAGCCAGATGTGTGGTTCAGATGACGCTGACCACCTGGGATGAGGCTTTGTGCAGAGTACTGGAACCAGGAGTGTGCAGTTCCCAGCGAAGAGTGGAGGTGCTGCGCATATTGCGGGATCATGGGATCCCAACAGTGGTATGGCTCACACCCATTCTTCCTTATATTAACGACACAGAAGAAAACCTGCTGTCTATCCTCTCCGCTTGTGCAGAAGCTGAAGTGCAGGGGATCATCTGTTTTGGTATGGGTGTCACCATGCGTGAGGGGAACCGGGAGTATTTCTACGAAGCGCTGGATCGTCATTTTCCAGGAATGAAAGACCGATACATTCGTTCCTTTGGACTCAATTACCAACTGATAAGTCCTAACCACCGGCCACTGATGAAACTCTTTCATGGCTTTTGCCGGAAACACGGGATCATTGACACACCGGAGGACTGCTTTCGTTTTCTTTCAGAATTTCAGGAAAAGGATGATCAGATCAGTTTTTTCGATATGTGAGTGGAAAGGAGACGGTATGTCCAGAAATGAAATAAGGCGAATCACCTGTCCGCAGTGTGGTGCGGAGAGCGATTTCGTCGTTTGGAGCAGTGTGAACACGGGAATGGACCCCGCACAGAAGGAGAAGGTGCTGGACCGC contains:
- a CDS encoding LysR family transcriptional regulator; the encoded protein is MRCEMIDQRLKTFVVLCRLMNYRRTAEALNMTQPAVTQHIQYLEKQYGCRLFLYDRRKLIMTPEGEVLLKYAENVLYQEKKLREQLAEQRGWDLSIGATKTIGEFVISEHVEAWLAVAGNRLSVEVDNTEHLLGKLSDGSLDFALIEGTFDRQMFASQLYREELFLGICGKEHPFAGQIVPLDSLWKEHLILREEGSGTRNILEQVLAEHNRSVKDFRMVTTISNFGLMMRLVRDTGGITFAYQAVLDQNDGLTAFAVKGWEILREFNYVFLDTPVSRQAVKLFEEVRPTAGPSVDTYHLR
- a CDS encoding YeiH family protein; translated protein: MKKMKTKLPGILLCAAIAAIATLLSRLHIGRFSLDLVGAPVFAILLGMVITMAIPTLASMDTTKDGIRFTSKKILQYAVIILGFSLNLGTIASVGSMSLPVIVSTISTSLLVAYILHKALRMNGKIATLIGVGSSICGGSAIAATAPVIDADDEQIAQSISVIFFFNVIAALIFPTLGHAIGLGSEGFAVFAGTAVNDTSSVTAAAATAESIYGTDGILSAAVTVKLTRTLAIIPITLVLAIYHASRHSHIQDQESKTGSYSVKSVFPFFILFFIGASLITTLAGLLPAGAFAAGYMDGFVPVTKWLARFFIAMAMCAIGLNTNLVDLVRKGGKPILLGFCCWCAITAVSIGVQLLTGIFYTDL
- a CDS encoding alpha/beta fold hydrolase; amino-acid sequence: MRRRRIWIPAILLGILLLCLAAFFLYTGNYYHADPAADKALVSDSDVSVSRESYGWRFDGPSEDSALIFYPGGKVEASAYAPLLHRLAAGGMDAMLVEMPFRLAVFGTGKAENVIEAHDYRHWYIGGHSLGGVMAADYAADHEDAVEGVVLLASYPSKKLADPLTEISIYGSHDRVLNMTSMEKARGFASSDFREHVIRGGNHAQFGNYGTQRGDGTAKISADAQQQETVRLLLQDVGKTE
- a CDS encoding radical SAM protein — its product is MHYINARTILNNNHGAVGMNLYRGCSHGCIYCDSRSRVYQMDHPFEDIAVKQNAPELLEKALGTKRKKCMIGTGSMSDPYIPLEEELQLTRRCLEIIRNHDFGVTMITKSDRILRDLDLLVEIHRRARCVVQMTLTTWDEALCRVLEPGVCSSQRRVEVLRILRDHGIPTVVWLTPILPYINDTEENLLSILSACAEAEVQGIICFGMGVTMREGNREYFYEALDRHFPGMKDRYIRSFGLNYQLISPNHRPLMKLFHGFCRKHGIIDTPEDCFRFLSEFQEKDDQISFFDM
- the sfsA gene encoding DNA/RNA nuclease SfsA, whose translation is MKYENIREAVFLRRLNRFVAEVEIDGRQERVHVKNTGRCRELLIPGSQIWLTKPGTPGRKTEYDLVAVRKDNGLLFNIDSQAPNKVVAEWLAEQNYEVVKPEFTYGDSRIDFYMEREDIRCLMEVKGCTLEIDGVGYFPDAPTERGVKHIRELIRAREEGYEAALAFVIQMDGITEVRPNVATHPAFGEAMEDARKAGVQILFLPCHVEPDELRIVGGEHALYQCQDHSE